One window of the Gammaproteobacteria bacterium genome contains the following:
- the rplX gene encoding 50S ribosomal protein L24, with protein sequence MQKIRKGDDVIVITGKDKGKRGTVLRVADNDRVVVENVNMIKRHTKPNPQRNVAGGIVEKEASIHVSNVALFNPATKTADRVGIRTLEDGRKVRFFKSNSEVVDI encoded by the coding sequence ATGCAAAAGATTCGTAAGGGTGATGACGTTATCGTGATCACCGGTAAAGATAAAGGGAAGCGTGGCACTGTGCTGCGCGTGGCGGACAACGATCGCGTTGTTGTTGAAAACGTGAATATGATCAAGCGCCATACCAAGCCTAATCCGCAGCGTAATGTCGCGGGTGGGATCGTGGAGAAAGAGGCGTCGATCCATGTCTCTAATGTCGCGTTATTTAATCCGGCGACGAAGACGGCAGATCGCGTTGGTATCCGTACGTTGGAAGACGGCCGTAAGGTTCGTTTTTTCAAGTCCAACAGTGAAGTTGTAGACATTTAA